In one Drosophila albomicans strain 15112-1751.03 chromosome X, ASM965048v2, whole genome shotgun sequence genomic region, the following are encoded:
- the LOC117577594 gene encoding triple functional domain protein-like: MQRSFSTPTTHSTSSSSSSRSISSCGIRYAEQLGRYVFDELLSTEQQYCEDLANGIGRYTPIFQPESELPEGLRGQQHVLLSNVTQIAALHRHKLLPLMLQHRQELDVLLERWLTLIERGHFNCYVLYTASQRESLRLYDTHELYFKRLQITLGDPLGIRSFLLKPVQRITKYPLLLDRLITTFFAHRQLISKRMFELTCRLEKRLRELLERANQVDQLNDIKHFNAFNVLSEANFIMVGEFQMHDGLLRRTYQSKLFVFNICIVYTERKGRKHLVRGKFVLPDVCFVAKAKSFVLCDKLHECEFICQQSATLDKWETIMHKLLNDEQTTTTTTKTCDDSCDKRQSKEGKETQTKVANGIVKKEEDDETIESTKRFSDQGAMAAIDEATAVDGTSTMGRKALEIARKWRTHRSTDSTHSTWY, from the exons ATGCAACGCAGTTTCAGTACTCCCACCACACACtcaacgagcagcagcagcagcagtaggaGCATCTCAAGCTGTGGCATTCGTTACGCCGAACAGCTTGGACGTTATGTGTTCGATGAGCTGCTGTCGACGGAGCAACAATATTGCGAGGATCTGGCTAATGGCATCGGCCGTTACACACCCATCTTTCAACCCGAATCGGAGCTCCCCGAAGGTCTGAGGGGGCAGCAGCATGTGTTGCTCTCGAATGTGACACAGATTGCGGCATTGCATCGGCATAAGTTGTTGCCGCTGATGCTGCAGCATCGTCAGGAGTTGGATGTGCTGCTTGAGCGTTGGTTGACGCTCATCGAGCGCGGACATTTCAATTGCTATGTGCTCTACACTGCCAGTCAACGGGAGAGTCTGCGGCTTTACGATACGCACGAATTGTACTTTAAG CGCCTGCAAATCACGCTCGGCGATCCGCTGGGCATTCGAAGTTTCCTGCTGAAGCCCGTGCAGCGTATAACCAAATATCCGCTGCTGTTGGATCGATTGATTACGACTTTCTTTGCGCATCGCCAGCTGATATCGAAGCGAATGTTTGAGTTGACGTGTCGATTGGAGAAGCGACTTCGCGAGCTGCTCGAGAGGGCGAATCAAGTGGATCAGCTAAATGATATCAAGCACTTTAATGCG TTTAATGTGCTGAGCGAGGCAAATTTCATTATGGTAGGCGAGTTTCAGATGCACGATGGGTTGTTGCGTCGCACATATCAGAGCAAATTGTTTGTGTTCAACATCTGCATCGTGTATACAGAGCGAAAGGGACGCAAACACTTGGTGCGGGGCAAATTCGTGCTGCCCGATGTGTGTTTTGTGGCCAAAGCGAAGTCGTTTGTGTTATGCGATAAGTTGCACGAATGCGAATTCATTTGCCAGCAGTCGGCAACGCTCGACAAATGGGAGACGATAATGCACAAATTGCTGAACGatgaacaaacaacaacaacaacaacaaaaacctgTGATGATAGCTGTGATAAGCGGCAGTCGAAGGAAGGAAAAGAAACGCAAACAAAAGTGGCAAATGGAATAgtcaaaaaagaagaagacgatGAAACAATAGAGAGTACAAAAAGATTCTCCGATCAAGGTGCAATGGCAGCCATCGATGAGGCAACTGCAGTTGATGGCACAAGTACGATGGGACGAAAAGCGCTGGAGATTGCAAGAAAGTGGCGGACACACAGATCTACAGATTCCACACACAGCACATGGTATTGA
- the LOC117577595 gene encoding uncharacterized protein LOC117577595 — translation MVINLNPTTLTNANGSSSPMAIISHAVIDEIVYMHVVCPGDEISKWVTLEEALGLCPSAVIAYTQLTFTHIFGPPVDVDVEDQEEEPQLYD, via the coding sequence ATGGTTATCAATCTGAATCCAACAACCTTGACCAATGcgaatggcagcagcagtccGATGGCGATAATCAGCCATGCGGTGATCGATGAGATTGTCTACATGCATGTCGTCTGTCCCGGCGACGAGATCTCCAAATGGGTAACGCTCGAGGAGGCGTTGGGCTTGTGTCCCTCGGCTGTCATCGCATACACGCAGCTGACGTTCACCCACATCTTTGGTCCGCCcgttgatgtcgatgtcgagGATCAGGAGGAGGAGCCGCAGCTGTATGATTGA